The following are from one region of the Gryllotalpicola protaetiae genome:
- a CDS encoding biotin transporter BioY translates to MTIASASPTRPAQSRQGVLADALVRRGALTNTLLVLAGTAFTALLAQVQIPLWPVPITGQTLAVVLVGATLGTWRGTASMALYLVAGVLGAPIFTGWSHGLDASVLPSFGFVIGFIPAAALVGWLSERRWDRRPLLSIAGFGLASAVPFVFGLPWLAAALAHFGLPHDFGAVMDAGFTPFIVGGIVKWAIAAAALPLAWKALASLRN, encoded by the coding sequence ATGACGATCGCTTCCGCTTCGCCCACCCGTCCCGCGCAATCCCGTCAAGGCGTGCTGGCCGACGCCCTGGTGCGTCGCGGTGCTCTCACCAACACGCTGCTCGTGCTGGCCGGAACCGCCTTCACCGCGCTGCTCGCGCAGGTGCAGATCCCGCTGTGGCCGGTGCCCATCACGGGTCAGACCCTGGCCGTCGTGCTCGTCGGCGCGACCCTCGGCACGTGGCGCGGCACCGCCTCGATGGCGCTCTACCTCGTCGCCGGAGTGCTGGGCGCCCCGATCTTCACCGGCTGGTCGCACGGCCTCGACGCGAGCGTGCTGCCGAGCTTCGGCTTCGTGATCGGATTCATCCCGGCCGCCGCCCTCGTCGGCTGGCTGTCGGAGCGCCGCTGGGACCGCCGCCCGCTGCTCTCGATCGCCGGCTTCGGCCTCGCCTCGGCCGTGCCGTTCGTGTTCGGCCTGCCCTGGCTCGCCGCCGCGCTCGCGCACTTCGGCCTGCCCCACGACTTCGGCGCCGTCATGGACGCCGGCTTCACCCCGTTCATCGTCGGCGGCATCGTGAAGTGGGCGATCGCGGCCGCAGCGCTGCCGCTGGCCTGGAAGGCTCTGGCGTCGCTCCGCAATTAG
- a CDS encoding DUF3180 domain-containing protein — MKRTHPTTLVIVGLIGTVAGLLTDAALAASGRALIVPPVTLSVTLAVIAIIVVVLAVPIRRAIRGKQTLRIDPFRAARTAVLAKACSVLGALLTGLPLGLLLFMLTRTVLADTSSIVLTVSAVVGGALLLVGGLLAEWFCTLPPDDPDAERDAERGPEPGASRSHA, encoded by the coding sequence GTGAAGCGCACGCACCCCACGACGCTCGTCATCGTCGGCCTGATCGGCACGGTGGCGGGATTGCTGACGGATGCGGCACTTGCGGCATCCGGTCGCGCCTTGATCGTCCCACCCGTCACGCTCAGCGTCACCCTCGCGGTGATCGCGATCATCGTCGTCGTGCTCGCCGTGCCGATCCGGCGGGCGATCAGAGGGAAGCAGACCCTGCGCATCGACCCGTTCCGGGCCGCGCGCACCGCGGTGCTCGCGAAGGCCTGCTCGGTGCTGGGGGCGCTGCTGACCGGGCTGCCGCTCGGGCTGCTGCTGTTCATGCTGACGCGGACCGTGCTCGCCGACACCTCGAGCATCGTGCTCACGGTGTCGGCGGTCGTCGGCGGGGCGCTGCTGCTCGTCGGCGGGCTGCTGGCCGAATGGTTCTGCACGCTGCCGCCCGATGACCCTGACGCCGAGCGCGACGCGGAGCGCGGCCCCGAGCCCGGCGCCAGCCGCTCGCACGCCTGA
- the folK gene encoding 2-amino-4-hydroxy-6-hydroxymethyldihydropteridine diphosphokinase, producing the protein MIRIPDRDRLDAPSRLRRAVLALGSNLGDRGELLRDAVAALRATPAIEVRAVSPVVESVAVKPGGADPSAPRYLNAVVLVDTLLDPEQLLAEAHRIEAEHGRVRAERWGDRTLDIDIVDFAGVSSNDPALTLPHPRAAERPFVLAPWLFVDPDAALPGAGRVDALLAALGDDTVTVEGVAL; encoded by the coding sequence ATGATCCGGATTCCTGATCGAGACCGCCTCGACGCACCCAGCCGGTTGCGGCGCGCGGTGCTCGCGCTCGGCAGCAACCTGGGGGATCGCGGCGAGCTGCTGCGCGACGCGGTCGCCGCACTGCGCGCGACCCCGGCGATCGAGGTGCGCGCGGTGTCGCCCGTCGTGGAATCCGTCGCCGTCAAGCCGGGCGGCGCCGACCCGAGCGCTCCGCGCTATCTGAACGCGGTGGTGCTCGTCGACACGCTGCTCGACCCCGAGCAGCTGCTCGCCGAGGCGCACCGCATCGAGGCGGAGCACGGCCGCGTGCGCGCCGAGCGGTGGGGCGACCGCACCCTCGACATCGACATCGTCGACTTCGCCGGGGTGTCATCGAACGACCCGGCGCTCACGCTGCCGCACCCGCGCGCAGCGGAGCGCCCCTTCGTGCTCGCGCCGTGGCTGTTCGTCGACCCCGACGCGGCGCTCCCGGGCGCCGGCCGGGTCGACGCGCTGCTGGCCGCACTCGGCGATGACACGGTGACCGTCGAGGGGGTGGCGCTGTGA
- the folB gene encoding dihydroneopterin aldolase: protein MTDSITLTGLAVRANHGVFDFERENGQTFVIDVTVWLDLAPAAAGDALLATVHYGELAEAVHHAVASDPVDLIETVAERVARVALSFAGVERVRATVHKPDAPIAVPFGDVAVTVERDRAWAGLAESDGPVGRRREPAPDELRSTGREGAAS from the coding sequence ATGACTGATTCGATCACGCTCACCGGGCTCGCCGTGCGCGCGAACCACGGAGTCTTCGACTTCGAACGGGAGAACGGGCAGACCTTCGTCATCGACGTGACGGTGTGGCTCGATCTCGCGCCGGCCGCTGCGGGGGACGCGCTGCTCGCGACGGTGCATTACGGCGAGCTCGCCGAGGCGGTGCATCACGCTGTGGCATCCGACCCCGTCGACCTGATCGAGACCGTGGCCGAGCGGGTCGCGCGCGTCGCGCTCTCGTTCGCCGGCGTCGAGCGGGTGCGGGCCACGGTGCACAAGCCGGATGCGCCGATCGCCGTCCCCTTCGGCGACGTCGCCGTGACGGTCGAGCGCGATCGGGCCTGGGCGGGTCTCGCGGAAAGCGACGGCCCGGTGGGCCGTCGCCGCGAACCCGCCCCGGACGAGCTGCGCTCGACCGGCCGTGAAGGGGCTGCGTCATGA
- the folP gene encoding dihydropteroate synthase, protein MTLIMGVLNVTPDSFSDGGRWASLDAAVAHAAELDAQGADLIDVGGESTRPGAPRVPVDEELGRVLPVIRELTARGIRTSIDTMNAATARAVIEAGASWINDVSGGQADPAMFDTAAELECGFMLSHWRGHSANMNALAVYADAAADVRDELKTQLDRALDAGVHGSRLVVDPGLGFAKNHEHNWRILARLDVLEELGFPVLIGASRKRFVGALLPDDAPIENRDLPTALISALAARAGVWGVRVHDVASTRLALDVVDQWKAFER, encoded by the coding sequence GTGACTCTGATCATGGGCGTGCTCAATGTCACACCCGACTCGTTCAGTGACGGCGGCAGGTGGGCGTCGCTCGACGCCGCCGTCGCGCACGCCGCCGAGCTCGACGCTCAGGGGGCCGACCTCATCGACGTGGGCGGCGAGTCGACCCGGCCCGGGGCGCCGCGGGTGCCTGTCGACGAGGAGCTCGGGCGGGTGCTGCCGGTGATCCGGGAGCTGACCGCGCGAGGCATCCGCACGTCTATCGACACCATGAATGCCGCGACGGCGCGCGCCGTGATCGAGGCGGGCGCGAGCTGGATCAACGACGTGTCGGGCGGCCAGGCCGACCCGGCCATGTTCGACACTGCGGCCGAGCTCGAGTGCGGCTTCATGCTCAGCCACTGGCGCGGGCACAGCGCGAACATGAACGCGTTGGCGGTCTATGCGGATGCCGCGGCGGACGTGCGCGACGAGCTGAAGACCCAGCTCGACCGGGCCCTCGACGCGGGGGTGCACGGCTCGCGGCTCGTCGTCGACCCGGGGCTCGGCTTCGCGAAGAATCACGAGCACAACTGGCGGATTCTCGCCCGCCTCGACGTGCTCGAGGAGCTCGGGTTCCCCGTGCTGATCGGCGCGAGCCGCAAGCGGTTCGTCGGGGCGCTGCTGCCCGACGACGCGCCCATCGAGAACCGTGACCTGCCGACCGCCCTGATCAGCGCTCTCGCCGCTCGCGCGGGGGTCTGGGGTGTGCGGGTCCACGACGTCGCCTCCACGCGCCTCGCGCTCGACGTGGTCGATCAGTGGAAGGCTTTCGAGCGATGA
- the folE gene encoding GTP cyclohydrolase I FolE, protein MTGIDRARVEAAVAELLAAIGEDPARPGLRETPSKVADAYAEFFSGLGEDPIAPLRETIPVGDVEPELVIVRDLEFRSVCEHHLLPFLGRAHLAYLPAEKVVGLGRLPQLVDTLAARPQLQERLTEQIADALVQALEPRGVVVVLDAQHQCVTTRGARQVHSTTVTVASRGELDDPVRRAEVITLIGSAAQ, encoded by the coding sequence GTGACCGGCATCGACCGCGCACGCGTCGAGGCGGCCGTCGCAGAGCTGTTGGCTGCGATCGGCGAGGACCCGGCGCGCCCTGGGCTGCGGGAGACGCCGAGCAAGGTGGCGGATGCCTACGCCGAGTTCTTCTCCGGGCTCGGTGAGGACCCGATCGCGCCGTTGCGCGAGACGATCCCGGTCGGCGACGTCGAGCCGGAGCTCGTCATCGTGCGCGACCTCGAGTTCCGCTCGGTGTGCGAACACCACTTGCTGCCGTTCCTCGGGCGGGCGCACCTCGCCTACCTGCCGGCCGAGAAGGTGGTCGGCCTCGGCAGGCTGCCTCAGCTCGTCGACACGCTGGCGGCGCGTCCGCAGCTGCAGGAGCGGCTCACCGAGCAGATCGCCGACGCCCTCGTCCAGGCGCTCGAGCCCCGCGGAGTCGTCGTCGTGCTCGATGCGCAGCACCAGTGCGTCACGACCCGCGGCGCGCGGCAGGTGCACTCGACGACCGTGACCGTCGCCAGCCGCGGCGAGCTCGACGACCCGGTGCGCCGGGCAGAAGTGATCACGCTGATCGGGAGCGCCGCTCAGTGA
- the ftsH gene encoding ATP-dependent zinc metalloprotease FtsH, with protein sequence MNLKKLFRGPIPYIVLAGIIVWIGMSVFTMSGFKEITTQKGLELLADGKVQSAQIIDGNQRVDLVLNSPDGDNGDHVQFYYVNQRGADVVKAVDNADLSKGFDDKVPQPSIWGSLLGFLLPVLAIGALFWFMLAGMQGGGNKVMQFGKSRAKLVSKESPKVTFDDVAGADEAIEELQEIKDFLKEPAKFQAVGARIPKGVLLYGPPGTGKTLLARAVAGEAGVPFYSISGSDFVEMFVGVGASRVRDLFDQAKQNAPSIIFVDEIDAVGRHRGAGLGGGHDEREQTLNQLLVEMDGFDVKTNVILIAATNRPDILDPALLRPGRFDRQIGVDAPDLLGRKRILEVHGRGKPLAKSVDLEVVARKTPGFTGADLANVLNEAALLTARSNAQLIDNRALDEAIDRVVAGPQRRTRVMKDKEKLITAYHEGGHALAAAAMRHTDPVTKITILPRGRALGYTMVLPLEDKYSVTREELLDQLAYAMGGRVAEEIVFHDPTSGAANDIEKATGIARQMVTDYGMSANIGSVKLGQSSGEMFLGRDMGHQRDYSENIAQTVDSEVRALIEKAHDEAYQVINENREILDRLAAELLEKETLDHNQIAEIFADVQKLPERPQWVSSPNRPLPNIPPIEVPAAKAPIDPGVTDGGIDSGSSRRRSPGINPRPATA encoded by the coding sequence ATGAATCTCAAGAAGCTCTTCCGTGGGCCGATTCCGTATATCGTCCTCGCGGGCATCATCGTGTGGATCGGCATGAGTGTCTTCACCATGTCCGGTTTCAAGGAGATCACCACGCAGAAGGGCCTTGAGCTGCTCGCCGACGGCAAGGTCCAGTCGGCGCAGATCATCGACGGCAACCAGCGGGTCGACCTCGTGCTCAACTCGCCCGACGGCGACAACGGCGACCACGTGCAGTTCTATTACGTGAACCAGCGCGGCGCCGACGTCGTGAAGGCGGTCGACAACGCCGACCTGTCGAAGGGCTTCGACGACAAGGTCCCGCAGCCCAGCATCTGGGGCTCGCTGCTCGGCTTCCTGCTTCCGGTGCTCGCCATCGGCGCGCTGTTCTGGTTCATGCTCGCGGGCATGCAGGGCGGTGGCAACAAGGTCATGCAGTTCGGTAAGTCGCGGGCGAAGTTGGTCTCGAAGGAGAGCCCGAAGGTCACCTTCGACGACGTCGCGGGTGCTGACGAGGCGATCGAGGAGCTGCAGGAGATCAAGGACTTCCTGAAGGAGCCGGCCAAGTTCCAGGCGGTCGGCGCTCGGATCCCGAAGGGCGTGCTGCTGTACGGCCCTCCGGGAACCGGCAAGACGTTGCTCGCTCGCGCTGTCGCGGGTGAGGCGGGTGTGCCGTTCTACTCGATCTCGGGCTCGGACTTCGTCGAGATGTTCGTGGGCGTCGGCGCGAGCCGCGTGCGCGACCTGTTCGACCAGGCCAAGCAGAACGCCCCGTCGATCATCTTCGTCGACGAGATCGATGCGGTCGGCCGGCACCGCGGCGCAGGCCTCGGCGGCGGTCACGACGAGCGCGAGCAGACCCTGAACCAGCTGCTGGTGGAGATGGACGGCTTCGACGTCAAGACGAACGTCATCCTGATCGCGGCGACCAACCGCCCCGACATCCTCGACCCCGCCCTGCTGCGCCCGGGCCGCTTCGACCGCCAGATCGGCGTGGACGCGCCCGACCTGCTCGGCCGCAAGCGCATCCTCGAGGTGCACGGGCGCGGCAAGCCGCTTGCGAAGTCCGTCGACCTCGAGGTCGTCGCGCGCAAGACGCCCGGGTTCACCGGTGCCGACCTCGCGAACGTGCTGAACGAGGCCGCGCTGCTGACCGCGCGCTCGAACGCGCAGCTGATCGACAACCGGGCCCTCGACGAGGCCATCGACCGCGTCGTCGCAGGACCCCAGCGCCGCACCCGCGTGATGAAGGACAAGGAGAAGCTCATCACGGCGTACCACGAGGGCGGCCACGCCCTCGCTGCGGCGGCGATGCGGCACACGGACCCGGTGACGAAGATCACGATCCTGCCGCGCGGCCGGGCTCTCGGCTACACGATGGTGCTGCCGCTGGAGGACAAGTACTCGGTCACCCGCGAGGAGCTGCTCGACCAGCTCGCTTATGCGATGGGCGGCCGTGTGGCAGAGGAGATCGTGTTCCACGACCCGACCTCGGGGGCTGCGAACGACATCGAGAAGGCCACCGGCATCGCCCGCCAGATGGTCACCGACTACGGCATGAGCGCGAACATCGGCTCGGTGAAGCTCGGCCAGTCCTCCGGTGAGATGTTCCTCGGGCGTGACATGGGCCATCAGAGGGACTACTCCGAGAACATCGCGCAGACGGTGGACTCCGAGGTGCGCGCGCTGATCGAGAAGGCGCACGACGAGGCCTACCAGGTCATCAACGAGAACCGCGAGATCCTCGACCGTCTGGCCGCCGAGCTGCTCGAGAAGGAGACGCTCGACCACAACCAGATCGCCGAGATCTTCGCCGACGTGCAGAAGCTGCCCGAGCGTCCGCAGTGGGTGTCCAGCCCGAACCGGCCGCTGCCGAACATCCCCCCGATCGAAGTGCCCGCTGCCAAGGCTCCGATCGACCCGGGTGTGACCGACGGCGGAATCGACAGCGGCTCCTCACGGCGCCGCAGCCCCGGGATCAACCCGCGCCCCGCGACCGCCTGA
- the hpt gene encoding hypoxanthine phosphoribosyltransferase yields MLPEDVESEIDKVLLTEEQITAKLREIARQIEADYEGRDLLLVAVLKGAVMVMADLARELQRHVEIDFMAVSSYGKSTHSSGVVRIVKDLDVDLSGRNVLIVEDIIDSGLTLDWLRRNLQSRNPASLEVCALLRKPDALKVDIDAKYVGFDIPNDFVVGYGLDYAERYRNVRGVAVLAPHVYS; encoded by the coding sequence ATGCTGCCCGAAGACGTTGAGTCCGAGATCGACAAGGTGCTGCTGACCGAAGAGCAGATCACCGCCAAGCTGCGCGAGATCGCCCGGCAGATCGAGGCGGACTACGAGGGCCGGGATCTGCTGCTCGTCGCCGTGCTGAAAGGCGCCGTGATGGTCATGGCCGACCTCGCCCGCGAGTTGCAGCGACATGTCGAGATCGACTTCATGGCCGTGTCGTCGTATGGGAAGAGCACGCACTCGAGCGGGGTCGTGCGCATCGTCAAGGACCTCGACGTCGACCTGTCCGGCCGCAATGTGCTCATCGTCGAGGACATCATCGACTCTGGGCTGACGCTCGACTGGCTGCGGCGGAACCTGCAGTCGCGGAATCCTGCGTCGCTCGAGGTGTGCGCGCTGCTGCGCAAGCCGGATGCCTTGAAGGTCGACATCGATGCGAAGTACGTCGGCTTCGACATCCCCAACGACTTCGTCGTCGGCTACGGCCTCGACTACGCGGAGCGCTACCGGAATGTGCGCGGGGTCGCTGTGCTCGCCCCCCACGTCTACTCGTAA
- the tilS gene encoding tRNA lysidine(34) synthetase TilS: protein MTSEPDERRPRLTPAIADVRRAVRASIDGLTDALVLVAVSGGADSLALAAATAFEAPRAGLRAGAVVVDHGLQDASAEVAARAADQARELGLDPVQVVRVAVDEESAAGPEAAARTARYAALAAAASDLSASAVLLAHTLDDQAETVLLGLARGSGAASLQGMAAESGIYRRPLLGIRRAVTRAFCADSRLEPWNDPQNLDPSYARVRVRERVLPVLERELGPGVSEALARTAEQLREDNDAFLQMIDETIEDIVEHVEAGIGVAVSALEANPAALRGRIVRFVAQSEFGVALERVHVQAVLRLVTDWHGQQPLDLPGFSAAREGGLLVFRASE from the coding sequence GTGACCTCTGAGCCGGACGAGCGGCGACCCCGGCTCACGCCCGCCATCGCGGACGTGCGGCGGGCGGTGCGTGCGAGCATCGACGGGCTGACGGATGCCTTGGTGCTCGTCGCCGTGAGCGGTGGGGCCGACTCGCTCGCGCTGGCGGCCGCCACGGCGTTCGAAGCGCCACGCGCCGGCTTGCGTGCCGGTGCGGTGGTCGTCGATCACGGCCTGCAGGATGCCTCGGCCGAGGTCGCCGCCCGCGCCGCAGACCAGGCGCGCGAGCTCGGCCTCGATCCGGTGCAGGTCGTGCGCGTGGCTGTCGACGAAGAAAGCGCCGCAGGGCCGGAGGCTGCGGCGCGCACGGCGCGCTATGCGGCGCTGGCGGCAGCGGCATCCGACCTGAGCGCATCGGCCGTGCTGCTCGCGCACACCCTCGACGACCAAGCCGAGACCGTCCTGCTGGGGCTCGCGCGTGGGTCGGGCGCGGCCAGCCTGCAGGGCATGGCTGCCGAGTCGGGCATCTACCGGCGCCCGCTGCTCGGCATCCGCCGGGCGGTCACCCGCGCGTTCTGCGCCGACTCGCGCCTCGAGCCGTGGAACGACCCGCAGAATCTCGACCCCTCTTATGCGCGTGTGCGCGTGCGAGAGCGGGTGCTGCCTGTGCTCGAGCGCGAGCTCGGGCCCGGCGTCTCCGAGGCACTCGCCCGCACCGCCGAGCAGCTGCGCGAAGACAACGACGCCTTCCTGCAGATGATCGACGAGACGATCGAGGACATCGTCGAGCACGTCGAGGCCGGCATCGGCGTCGCGGTGAGCGCGCTCGAGGCGAATCCGGCCGCGCTGCGTGGGCGCATCGTGCGGTTCGTGGCCCAGTCGGAGTTCGGAGTGGCGCTCGAGCGCGTGCACGTCCAGGCGGTGCTGCGGCTGGTGACCGATTGGCACGGGCAGCAGCCGCTCGACCTGCCGGGGTTCTCGGCCGCGCGCGAAGGCGGACTGCTGGTGTTCCGGGCGTCGGAATAG
- the ppa gene encoding inorganic diphosphatase — MTNSYDAVIEIPRGSRNKYEVDHETGRVYLDRVLYTNFTYPTDYGFFENTLGEDGDPLDVLVLLDYPLFPGVGVKVRPVGVLHMSDEAGGDDKVIAVQYKDPRWSWIQDVDDIPEYTRKEIQHFFEHYKDLEPGKWVKVDEWGSAADAERLIEEAVERLKAEGEGH; from the coding sequence ATGACCAACAGCTACGACGCCGTGATCGAGATCCCCCGCGGCAGCCGCAACAAGTACGAGGTCGACCATGAGACCGGTCGCGTCTACCTCGACCGCGTGCTCTACACGAACTTCACCTACCCCACCGACTACGGCTTCTTCGAGAACACGCTCGGCGAAGACGGCGACCCGCTCGACGTGCTCGTGCTGCTCGACTACCCGCTGTTCCCCGGCGTCGGCGTGAAGGTGCGCCCCGTCGGCGTGCTGCACATGAGCGATGAGGCCGGCGGCGACGACAAGGTCATCGCCGTGCAGTACAAGGACCCGCGGTGGTCGTGGATCCAGGACGTCGACGACATCCCCGAGTACACCCGCAAGGAGATCCAGCACTTCTTCGAGCACTACAAGGACCTCGAGCCCGGCAAGTGGGTCAAGGTCGACGAATGGGGCTCAGCCGCCGACGCCGAGCGCCTCATCGAAGAGGCCGTCGAACGCCTCAAGGCCGAGGGCGAAGGCCACTAA
- a CDS encoding C40 family peptidase, producing the protein MTEHDGASFRRPAITISAAAMGVLTASIGIIAHPAPANAVDYPTWGDVQQAKANVQTQQAMVDKINALVGQLQEQATAAGIKSEQAVEAYHQAQQQLDDATQKAADLKTQADAAQKTAETSTVRAGLLASHLMRTAGTDGSIGLLLQGGDSGAADKLLYQLGTMSQLTEQSKRVYDQAIADRNTAQSLSEQAKAAQDARQKAADAAQQALQAANDAADAAQAAVATQQQKQTDLTAQLASLQNTSTQVAAQYVAGQQAIAAAKAAAAAQAAAAAAAEKLREQQQQQQQQGKPPSGGGSNGAPPPVTTAPPSASAVQTAINYARAQIGKPYIINGSGPNGYDCSGLTMQAYAAAGIYIGGHGSTWQYQYAAAHGQLVARSNAQPGDLIFWGTAPNDVYHVGIYIGGGQMIAAPQVGENVKQQAVWGAPLAVVARPSIGH; encoded by the coding sequence TTGACCGAACACGACGGGGCGAGCTTCCGCCGCCCAGCCATCACCATCAGCGCCGCCGCGATGGGCGTGCTGACGGCCTCGATCGGCATCATCGCCCACCCGGCCCCTGCCAACGCGGTCGACTACCCGACCTGGGGTGACGTGCAGCAGGCGAAGGCGAATGTCCAGACCCAGCAGGCGATGGTCGACAAGATCAACGCGCTGGTCGGGCAGCTGCAGGAGCAGGCGACGGCGGCGGGCATCAAATCCGAACAGGCGGTCGAGGCCTACCACCAGGCGCAGCAGCAGCTCGACGACGCGACGCAGAAGGCCGCAGATCTCAAGACGCAGGCGGATGCCGCGCAGAAGACGGCGGAGACGTCGACCGTGCGCGCCGGGCTGCTCGCCTCGCACCTCATGCGCACCGCCGGCACCGACGGCTCGATCGGACTGCTGCTGCAGGGGGGCGACTCTGGTGCGGCGGACAAGCTGCTGTACCAGCTCGGCACGATGAGCCAGCTCACCGAGCAGTCCAAGCGCGTCTACGACCAGGCGATCGCCGACCGCAATACCGCGCAGTCCCTCTCGGAGCAGGCGAAGGCCGCACAGGACGCCAGGCAGAAGGCGGCGGATGCCGCGCAGCAGGCGCTTCAGGCGGCGAACGACGCCGCGGATGCCGCCCAAGCGGCGGTCGCGACCCAGCAGCAGAAGCAGACCGATCTGACCGCGCAGCTGGCGTCGCTTCAGAACACCTCGACCCAGGTGGCGGCGCAGTACGTCGCGGGTCAGCAGGCGATCGCGGCGGCGAAGGCGGCAGCGGCCGCGCAAGCCGCGGCTGCTGCCGCCGCCGAGAAGCTGCGCGAACAACAACAGCAGCAACAGCAGCAGGGGAAGCCACCGAGTGGCGGCGGTTCGAACGGGGCGCCCCCGCCGGTGACGACGGCGCCGCCCTCAGCATCCGCCGTTCAGACCGCCATCAACTACGCGCGGGCGCAGATCGGCAAGCCGTACATCATCAACGGCTCGGGACCCAACGGGTACGACTGCTCAGGCCTCACCATGCAGGCGTATGCCGCGGCGGGCATCTACATCGGCGGCCACGGCTCGACCTGGCAGTACCAGTACGCTGCCGCGCACGGGCAGCTCGTCGCGCGCAGCAACGCGCAGCCCGGGGACCTGATCTTCTGGGGCACGGCGCCGAACGACGTGTATCACGTGGGCATCTACATCGGCGGCGGTCAGATGATCGCGGCGCCCCAGGTCGGCGAGAACGTCAAGCAGCAGGCCGTGTGGGGCGCACCGCTCGCGGTGGTGGCGCGCCCCTCGATCGGGCACTGA
- a CDS encoding peptidoglycan DD-metalloendopeptidase family protein, with translation MAMQLTPPRGASSLRLNRRARGRAAWAAGVLAASVALIVSGAIAAPPPAWADQYPTWADVQAAKANQASAQAKVDEVTALLKTLQTQSQQAQAAAQAAGQKLADAQDALFAADQKYQGLKNESDQLTTEADTASTRAGRVAAQLYRSGGHNMTVSLLFSSTKGSGSDPGALLDDLGTMTKLTESTSNLWAEAQQKKNTAKAASDQAKSALDERTRLQQQAQAALTAAQQASAAAQQAVDAEQAHSDELNTMLAALKDTTTQTVADYQAGVEARAAAARAAAAAAAAAAAAQAGKVGAQGWAVPVKGAITSPFGARPAPCAGCTTYHEGDDIGAACGTPIHAAHAGTVTYAGWNGGYGNFILLDNGGGIGTAYGHNINGGIVVSAGQHVSAGQVIGHVGSTGNSTGCHLHFEVRQNGVQINPAPWMSQHGAAI, from the coding sequence ATGGCGATGCAGCTGACGCCGCCCCGCGGCGCCTCGAGTCTGCGCCTGAATCGGCGCGCACGGGGGCGGGCTGCATGGGCGGCAGGGGTGCTTGCGGCATCCGTCGCCCTGATCGTCAGCGGCGCGATCGCCGCGCCGCCGCCCGCCTGGGCCGACCAGTACCCGACCTGGGCGGATGTGCAGGCGGCGAAGGCCAATCAGGCGTCCGCACAGGCGAAGGTCGACGAGGTCACGGCGCTTCTGAAGACGCTGCAGACGCAGTCGCAGCAGGCTCAGGCCGCGGCCCAGGCCGCCGGGCAGAAGCTCGCCGACGCGCAGGACGCGCTGTTCGCCGCCGACCAGAAGTACCAGGGGCTCAAGAATGAGTCCGACCAGCTGACCACCGAGGCAGACACGGCCAGCACGCGCGCAGGCCGGGTCGCCGCCCAGCTGTACCGCTCGGGCGGCCACAACATGACGGTCTCGCTGCTGTTCTCGAGCACGAAGGGCAGCGGAAGCGACCCGGGCGCCCTGCTCGACGACCTCGGCACCATGACCAAGCTCACCGAGTCCACCTCGAACCTGTGGGCCGAGGCGCAGCAGAAGAAGAACACGGCGAAGGCGGCGTCCGACCAGGCGAAGTCGGCGCTCGACGAGCGCACGCGACTGCAGCAGCAGGCGCAGGCGGCGCTGACGGCCGCGCAGCAGGCATCGGCCGCCGCGCAGCAGGCCGTGGACGCCGAGCAGGCGCACAGCGACGAGCTGAACACGATGCTCGCCGCTCTCAAGGACACGACGACGCAGACCGTCGCCGACTACCAGGCGGGTGTCGAGGCGCGCGCCGCCGCCGCGCGCGCGGCAGCTGCAGCTGCCGCCGCTGCCGCCGCCGCGCAGGCCGGCAAGGTCGGTGCGCAGGGGTGGGCGGTGCCGGTCAAGGGTGCGATCACCTCGCCGTTCGGTGCACGGCCAGCGCCGTGCGCCGGCTGCACGACGTACCACGAGGGCGACGACATCGGCGCCGCGTGCGGCACGCCGATCCACGCGGCGCACGCCGGAACGGTCACGTATGCCGGCTGGAACGGCGGGTACGGCAACTTCATCCTGCTCGACAACGGCGGCGGCATCGGTACGGCATACGGTCACAACATCAACGGGGGCATCGTCGTGTCGGCCGGTCAGCACGTCAGCGCGGGGCAGGTGATCGGGCACGTGGGCTCCACAGGCAACTCGACTGGATGCCACCTGCACTTCGAGGTGCGTCAGAACGGCGTGCAGATCAACCCGGCCCCCTGGATGTCACAGCACGGAGCAGCGATTTGA